One window from the genome of Helicoverpa armigera isolate CAAS_96S chromosome 4, ASM3070526v1, whole genome shotgun sequence encodes:
- the LOC110370493 gene encoding signal recognition particle subunit SRP72, with the protein MPSCSQLSKMSANKENNLIQAYVELNKFCQSGDYDRALKATGKVLQIAPHEQKAFHCKIVCLIQLHNFKEALAVLCNTKNAALASDLHFEKAYAQYRLNCPKDALQTVDNAPELTPALKELRAQILYRLEQYQDCYNLYRDIVKNTTDEYEDERKANMSAVVANLGALNPSSDLPQFDENTYELAYNAGSTLAMRGKYNEALPVLKRAESSCSESVLEDGGTEEEAKEEAAIIRVQQAYCLQQMGKEKEAATIYQNVLKDKPSDQALVAIASNNIVVINRDTNVFESRKRMKAATADGLEHKLNSRQRAAITCNQAILAIYSNQPDFCKQCCVKLVREFGKERRAALVEASSLMKDGKRNQAVSLLLKQGGDLTLAAAQVLLAQGDRKGAVKLLEESEYKYRPGVIGVLCTLLCADNEYEKASQLFTDVYKHYDNDERFASLISVWRAAASVHARANAPQEAARAHEAVARAAPTDNRSLARLVKALAQHDPARAKQLAANLPPLHELETKIDIDALESSKWMMGAKVVKKTVQSKQEQSPGTPGSELLGKKKQKRKRKTKLPPNADLSKTPDPERWLPKYERTAYRKRRGVRRDVIKGSQGMSTTATDQYDMSKQQPTPTATAATGAKSPRVDKQTDSAWSRKQQQKKKGKGRKW; encoded by the exons ATGCCAAGTTGTAGTCAGTTGTCAAAAATGTCAGCCAACAAGGAGAATAATCTTATTCAGGCTtatgtagaattaaataaattctgcCAAAGCGGTGACTATGATAGAGCTTTAAAAGCTACGGGAAAAG TCCTTCAAATAGCTCCGCACGAGCAGAAGGCATTTCACTGCAAGATTGTGTGCCTGATCCAGCTGCACAACTTTAAAGAAGCCTTAGCAGTTCTCTGCAACACTAAGAATGCTGCGCTGGCGTCCGACCTGCACTTTGAAAAAGCGTACGCTCAGTACCGTCTCAACTGCCCCAAGGATGCGTTGCAAACTGTTGATAATGCTCCTGAGCTGACACCAGCTTTGAAAGAATTAag GGCTCAAATCTTATACCGCCTAGAGCAGTACCAAGACTGCTACAACTTGTACCGAGACATTGTGAAGAATACCACAGATGAGTATGAAGATGAGAGAAAGGCAAACATGTCTGCTGTTGTGGCTAACCTTGGTGCACTTAACCCT TCATCAGACCTACCCCAATTCGACGAGAACACCTATGAGCTGGCCTACAACGCTGGCAGCACTTTAGCCATGCGCGGCAAGTACAATGAAGCGCTCCCAGTGCTAAAGAGAGCAGAGTCTTCTTGCAGTGAGAGTGTGCTGGAGGATGGTGGTACTGAGGAGGAGGCGAAGGAGGAAGCTGCTATTATCAG ggTGCAGCAAGCATATTGTCTACAACAGATGGGCAAGGAGAAAGAAGCAGCAACAATTTACCAAAATGTGCTGAAGGACAAGCCCAGCGATCAGGCGCTCGTCGCTATTGCTAGCAACAATATCGTTGTTATTAACAG AGACACGAACGTGTTTGAATCCCGCAAGCGCATGAAGGCAGCCACAGCTGACGGGCTGGAACACAAGCTCAACTCCCGCCAACGTGCCGCCATCACCTGCAACCAAGCTATACTCGCTATTTATTCTAACCAG CCCGATTTCTGCAAGCAATGCTGCGTGAAACTAGTCCGGGAATTCGGCAAGGAACGTCGGGCAGCGTTAGTTGAAGCTTCCAGTCTTATGAAGGATGGCAAGAGAAATCAAGCCGTCAGCTTGCTGCTCAAGCAAGGCGGAGACTTGACACTAGCGGCCGCACAGGTGTTGCTGGCTCAG GGTGATAGAAAAGGTGCGGTGAAACTTCTAGAAGAAAGCGAGTACAAGTACCGTCCGGGAGTGATCGGAGTTCTGTGCACGTTGCTGTGTGCCGACAACGAGTATGAGAAGGCCTCGCAGCTGTTTACCGATGTTTATAAGCATTATGATAATGATGAG CGTTTCGCGTCCCTAATAAGCGTATGGCGGGCAGCAGCCTCCGTCCACGCTCGTGCTAACGCTCCACAAGAAGCGGCCCGCGCGCACGAGGCGGTGGCACGCGCGGCTCCTACTGACAACAGGAGCCTCGCGCGACTCGTGAAGGCGCTAGCGCAGCATGATCCTGCGAGGGCTAAACAGTTAGCTGCTAATCTGCCGCCGTTGCATGAGTTAGAG accAAGATCGACATAGACGCCCTAGAATCGTCAAAATGGATGATGGGAGCTAAAGTTGTCAAGAAAACTGTACAGAGCAAACAAGAACAATCGCCCGG AACACCTGGTTCAGAACTCCTCGGTAAGAAGAAACAGAAGCGTAAGCGCAAGACCAAGCTTCCCCCCAATGCCGACCTCTCCAAGACTCCGGACCCAGAAAG atGGTTGCCAAAGTACGAGCGTACCGCGTACCGCAAGCGTCGCGGCGTGAGGCGTGATGTCATCAAGGGCAGCCAGGGCATGTCCACCACTGCCACTGATCAGTA CGACATGAGCAAACAGCAGCCGACGCCGACAGCGACGGCAGCCACCGGCGCCAAGAGCCCGCGCGTCGACAAGCAGACCGACAGCGCGTGGTCGCGCAAACAACAGCAAAAGAAGAAGGGCAAGGGACGCAAGTGGTAG
- the LOC110370501 gene encoding probable rRNA-processing protein EBP2 homolog, translated as MSDFVVNDTDSEVDSDEELQEAFAKGLLKPGLNEEIERIEKKYVNNVADLKVKLKEFQLKLPWVESLDLVTAVAPMAPDVAMQMQETAQRRKNLKENSKGKEVYDPTQDPVLNEFKRENLLHRQAQAAVVEGIKKLKELGIPTRRPDDYFAEMAKSDDHMQKVRKNLMAKQAAQARTEKVRQLRDQKKIAKRVQTDARLKQAAEKKEMLEQLKRVRKGKSSDLGFLDDNNKGSKGNNKGKDGKGPQNKVNKRRAMKDKKFGFGGKKKGSKLNTRESSNNFDGFNGASQKKPNNFKTKSFKVNSKKNQRPGKSKRKNNKR; from the exons ATGAGTGACTTTGTAGTAAATGACACAGACTCTGAAGTTGATTCTGATGAAGAA ttgCAAGAAGCGTTTGCCAAAGGCTTGCTAAAGCCTGGTTTGAATGAGGAAATCGAGAGGATTGAGAAGAAGTATGTAAATAACGTGGCAGACTTGAAAGTGAAGTTGAAAGAGTTTCAGTTGAAACTACCATGGGTAGAGTCGCTAGATCTGGTGACGGCTGTGGCGCCGATGGCACCTGACGTAGCGATGCAGATGCAGGAGACAGCGCAGAGACGAAA GAATTTAAAAGAGAACAGCAAAGGAAAGGAGGTTTATGACCCAACACAAGATCCAGTACTGAATGAGTTCAAACGTGAGAACCTCTTACACAGACAAGCACAAGCCGCTGTAGTGGAAGGCATCAAGAAGCTGAAAGAACTTGGAATTCCTACAAGAag ACCGGATGACTACTTTGCTGAGATGGCCAAGTCTGATGATCACATGCAAAAGGTTCGCAAGAACTTGATGGCTAAACAGGCTGCACAGGCTCGCACAGAGAAAGTTAGACAGCTTAGAGATCAGAAGAAGATTGCTAAGAGAGTCCAG ACCGACGCCAGATTAAAACAAGCAGCAGAGAAAAAGGAAATGTTGGAACAACTAAAACGTGTGCGTAAAGGCAAGTCTTCAGACTTAGGATTCCTAGACGACAACAACAAAGGTAGCAAAGGGAATAATAAAGGAAAAGACGGCAAAGGACCGCAAAACAAGGTTAATAAACGACGGGCTATGAAAGACAAGAAATTTGGTTTTGGCGGCAAAAAGAAAGGCTCCAAATTGAACACGAGGGAGTCTTCAAATAATTTTGACGGCTTCAACGGCGCCTCACAGAAAAAgcctaataatttcaaaacgaaATCCTTTAAAGTCAACAGCAAGAAGAACCAGAGACCCGGTAAATCTAAAAGGAAGAATAATAAGAGATAA